In Syntrophomonas wolfei subsp. wolfei str. Goettingen G311, a single window of DNA contains:
- the fabD gene encoding ACP S-malonyltransferase encodes MPRIAFVFPGQGAQYPGMGKELAEKYEEAAQVFAAADRISPYSISNLCFAGPAEQLNQTEFAQPALLTSSLAALLVAKKMGICADILAGLSLGEYSALVAAGALSLEEALPLVQKRAILMQEAVPPGEGAMAAVLGMEAGRLEDLCHMAAGQVGIANYNCPGQLVISGEKEAVRAVTASIKEAGGRVIPLAVSVPSHSPLMYEAAMKLKAELAQVKWQEPLIPVVSNVNARENGALDFEELLTQQLFKPVLWEQSVRYMMNKADYFVEIGPGSTLSGLIKKIDRHRVLGQVEDLSSLEKLLKKVELI; translated from the coding sequence ATGCCAAGAATAGCGTTTGTTTTTCCCGGCCAGGGTGCACAATATCCGGGAATGGGAAAGGAATTGGCCGAAAAATACGAGGAAGCGGCCCAGGTTTTTGCCGCAGCGGATAGAATCAGTCCCTACAGCATAAGCAACCTTTGTTTTGCCGGCCCGGCGGAGCAATTGAACCAGACCGAGTTTGCTCAACCTGCCTTGCTTACCAGCAGCCTGGCAGCTCTGCTTGTAGCTAAAAAAATGGGAATATGTGCCGACATTTTAGCTGGCCTCAGCCTGGGAGAATACAGCGCTCTGGTGGCGGCTGGAGCCTTGAGCCTGGAGGAAGCACTACCCCTGGTGCAGAAGCGGGCAATACTAATGCAGGAAGCTGTTCCTCCTGGGGAGGGAGCAATGGCGGCGGTTTTAGGAATGGAAGCCGGTCGGCTGGAGGATCTTTGTCATATGGCAGCGGGACAGGTGGGGATTGCTAACTACAATTGTCCGGGGCAACTGGTTATTTCGGGTGAAAAAGAGGCAGTTCGGGCAGTCACTGCCAGCATCAAGGAAGCAGGCGGGCGGGTAATCCCCCTGGCGGTAAGCGTCCCCTCGCACAGCCCGCTAATGTATGAGGCCGCTATGAAACTGAAAGCGGAGCTGGCGCAGGTGAAATGGCAAGAGCCTCTTATCCCGGTGGTGAGCAATGTCAATGCCCGGGAAAACGGAGCCCTTGACTTCGAGGAATTGCTGACCCAACAGCTTTTTAAGCCGGTACTTTGGGAACAAAGTGTCAGGTATATGATGAATAAGGCCGATTATTTTGTGGAAATAGGTCCCGGTTCTACCCTCTCCGGTTTGATTAAGAAGATTGACCGTCATAGGGTGCTGGGGCAGGTGGAAGATTTATCATCACTGGAAAAGCTTTTAAAAAAGGTGGAATTGATATGA
- the fabK gene encoding enoyl-[acyl-carrier-protein] reductase FabK yields MYFKTLLCDLLNIEYPLIQGAMAWIAGGNLAAAVSQAGGLGVIGASGAEPAWIKQEIEQVRKLTGKPFGVNLMLAAPGIEKIIELIIQEKVPVVTTGGGNPGPYMERLKAAGIKVIPVVASVALARRLSRLGADAVIAEGTESGGHVGEMTTICLVPMVVDAVDVPVIAAGGIADGRGFMAALALGAQGVQMGTRFICAEECNVHPAYQQKVIKAKDRDTVICGQSTGHPVRAIRNQFTREYLKSEKLGAGQEELERLGQGRYPAAAVEGRIDEGSVLAGQICGLVNQVQPAAEIVADIIRDACQVKNILGGIECQE; encoded by the coding sequence ATGTATTTTAAAACGCTTCTCTGTGATTTATTAAATATTGAATATCCTCTTATTCAAGGTGCTATGGCTTGGATAGCGGGGGGGAATCTGGCTGCTGCTGTATCTCAGGCCGGAGGGTTAGGAGTAATAGGAGCTTCCGGAGCTGAACCTGCCTGGATAAAGCAGGAGATAGAGCAGGTAAGGAAGCTGACTGGCAAACCTTTCGGGGTTAACCTGATGCTGGCCGCTCCTGGCATAGAAAAGATAATAGAGCTGATTATCCAGGAAAAAGTCCCGGTGGTAACCACTGGAGGCGGCAATCCTGGTCCTTATATGGAAAGGCTAAAAGCTGCCGGAATAAAGGTCATACCGGTAGTGGCTTCGGTAGCCCTGGCCCGGCGTCTCAGCCGCCTGGGGGCGGATGCCGTAATAGCTGAGGGAACGGAGTCAGGAGGTCATGTGGGGGAGATGACAACCATATGCCTGGTGCCTATGGTAGTGGATGCGGTTGATGTTCCGGTAATAGCCGCCGGAGGTATTGCTGATGGCCGGGGTTTCATGGCCGCCCTGGCTTTGGGAGCCCAGGGGGTGCAAATGGGAACCCGCTTCATCTGCGCTGAGGAATGCAATGTACATCCCGCTTACCAGCAAAAGGTAATCAAGGCCAAAGACCGTGATACGGTAATATGCGGCCAGTCAACCGGGCATCCGGTGCGGGCTATTCGCAACCAGTTTACCCGGGAATATCTCAAGAGTGAAAAGCTGGGTGCGGGTCAGGAAGAACTGGAAAGACTCGGCCAGGGGCGTTATCCGGCAGCGGCGGTGGAAGGCCGCATAGACGAGGGAAGTGTTTTGGCCGGGCAGATTTGCGGCCTGGTTAATCAAGTGCAACCCGCCGCAGAAATCGTGGCCGATATTATAAGGGATGCCTGCCAAGTAAAGAATATTCTGGGGGGTATAGAATGCCAAGAATAG